Proteins encoded in a region of the Pocillopora verrucosa isolate sample1 chromosome 11, ASM3666991v2, whole genome shotgun sequence genome:
- the LOC131797415 gene encoding protein bark beetle-like, giving the protein MFLKYCMPLAIFLGYGLCENEKNISRQLNGTVTGNQTLARADGPYLVTSDLIVPENATLTIEPGAILNFVPSVGIRVRGSFHAKGTPSQRITFRAVPCGETSFCNKTDGALFYSHGIRLVDGSSYSNGRLQLQYNGRWGTVCNDWSSWDLRDTHVACRHLGFLGGKRYYYDPGSGPVMMKTVGCKGTEKSLWDCSYRWIMSNQYSCAHSRDVGIECDTLLPYLAEIFYWKGIYFEPTNSSEMKGSSYLEHVDIENALEGVNAVKNAPDVLHVMINGSAFGLNIKELAKPLAVIDSSILGPKMAGVNIESSCGDVVIENVTVQNARFGGGLIYKRLAVNFCSVIPEKASFPLLLNAAGNHHPVNCSKIFRASSGRKISVYFRIINGSGFELNITDASTDIKTQLYRITSGHNGRTFKTGYTSILELSFYSKGSFNLEMVVMEDQGGTSSLIISNSTFSNNAKSGITVDNLIGDSRISRTTVIGNNYNGLYITKTTGTLEFTDVKSSKNQATGIVVDAGTLSFQMSDSLVEENGAQGLHILNQVNSTINIYNTQFVRNNNGEGVYLQAFRYCYVRLLEVLSLGNSQNGALFTRLSDTRLDLNSCKFDGNSNIGVSVAYFFRGGLNLEEISTSNNYGSGYAFELGDTSINIESSSSFGNGRDGFYVENQGGEVVLKDFIAGGNKRQGLWFLDTKSARLRSVHLLNCNVSGNSQYGVLFYLTYRIDQRPENYIIKVANSTIFNNSLGGCTLYPADCGSGNNRWQRSVQLLFTGNKVKGNKKNGLDILGPEWYVLSAVLANNIYYENSGLALIVRHGANCYYENSSPFNLQVSSNIFLKNKGENIFFVDCETLPTKCRVTIRNNTFLDNQRIQLFSSNYLRTKTQAVLAVKGGNVTIKYNSFINPLFSHELAALLKDREHVLLAEENWWGTRDECKIKDRLFDFEDRVELTQIQYYPFLDSYNSISPKLHDGVRPLCFLRGNNLGGILNHFLNITNPSDAYRVISDVTILSDGVLFIEGNITLEFPLKSVFLVQGKVIIKGNKKERVKFLPRGPLQQDIRLVGGPAPWEGVVEIWINSTWMPVCMHTYGHEDDIVCRQLGYEPVNSYYHNPSGKEKTFLLNVKCDTDQGDSITICNKRNWISSSSCTRNVLYVRCKIPYWAGVHLAVTSKESVLSNVEVRYAGFPYRDDLTIPGIAFRVDLPRHVISSVFVSNSASIGFQIMYPDPLKDSNTIENSTIAETESDGVRLESPFIEFLSTNVVNTKGYGFSYRYNWNALNTHVVKMADATVKKFMDICTESETFISDSSVVYYLVVTLRSRAACKAIITVPPKYTIGLQLIYHNVHGIAIHVYSGTNKTKGTLWDI; this is encoded by the exons ATGTTTCTAAAATACTGCATGCCACTGGCCATCTTTCTCGGGTATGGGCTTTGTGAGaacgagaaaaatatttcacggCAATTGAATGGCACTGTCACTGGTAACCAGACCCTTGCGCGTGCAGATGGTCCATACTTGGTCACCAGTGACCTTATTGTCCCAGAAAATGCCACTCTAACCATAGAGCCTGGTGCAATTCTAAATTTTGTTCCATCTGTGGGGATTCGTGTTCGTGGATCGTTTCATGCAAAAGGTACACCGTCGCAGAGAATTACTTTCCGAGCGGTTCCCTGTGGAGAAACAAGTTTTTGCAATAAAACAGACGGGGCTTTATTCTACAGTCACGGGATAAGACTTGTAGATGGATCATCCTACAGCAACGGGCGCCTACAGCTGCAGTATAATGGAAGGTGGGGGACTGTCTGCAACGACTGGAGTTCTTGGGATCTCAGAGATACGCACGTGGCCTGCAGACATCTTGGCTTCCTTGGGGGAAAGCGGTATTACTATGATCCCGGCAGCGGCCCCGTGATGATGAAGACAGTTGGCTGTAAAGGAACTGAAAAGAGTCTATGGGATTGTTCTTACAGATGGATTATGAGTAATCAGTATTCATGTG CTCACAGCCGGGACGTTGGTATCGAGTGTGACACTCTCTTGCCATATTTGGCCGAGATTTTTTACTGGAAAGGTATTTACTTCGAGCCGACGAATTCCTCTGAGATGAAAGGAAGCTCTTATCTTGAGCACGTGGACATTGAGAATGCTCTCGAGGGCGTAAATGCCGTGAAAAACGCCCCAGATGTACTTCATGTAATGATCAACGGTAGTGCTTTCGGCTTAAATATAAAAGAACTTGCCAAACCCTTGGCTGTGATCGATTCTTCTATCCTGGGGCCTAAAATGGCTGGTGTGAACATCGAGAGCTCCTGTGGTGATGTTGTCATTGAAAACGTCACAGTTCAGAATGCACGATTTGGAGGAGGCCTTATCTATAAGCGCCTGGCAGTGAATTTCTGTTCCGTCATCCCAGAGAAAGCTTCTTTTCCTTTACTCCTAAATGCCGCCGGAAATCATCATCCGGTTAATTGTAGTAAG ATTTTCAGAGCTTCATCAGGAAGAAAGATCTCTGTGTATTTTAGAATAATAAATGGAAGTGGATTCGAGCTTAATATTACCGATGCAAGCACAGATATCAAAACCCAACTGTACAGAATCACAAGTGGCCACAATGGAAGGACATTCAAGACTGGTTATACTTCTATATTGGAACTTTCCTTCTACTCTAAAGGCAGTTTCAACTTGGAAATGGTCGTTATGGAAGATCAAG GCGGGACTTCATCACTTATAATATCCAACAGTACCTTTTCTAACAATGCTAAGTCTGGTATTACCGTTGACAACTTGATTGGTGATTCTCGTATCTCCCGGACAACGGTGATAGGGAACAACTACAACGGACTCTACATAACCAAGACAACAGGTACTTTAGAATTTACCGACGTCAAATCTTCGAAAAACCAGGCGACAGGAATCGTAGTCGATGCAGGAACTCTTTCATTCCAAATGTCCGACAGCCTTGTTGAAGAAAACGGCGCTCAAGGATTGCACATCTTAAACCAGGTTAACTCCACAATCAACATTTACAACACGCAATTTGTTCGTAACAACAACGGTGAAGGAGTTTATTTACAGGCATTTCGCTACTGCTATGTTCGACTGCTGGAAGTACTGTCTCTTGGAAATTCGCAGAATGGAGCTCTGTTTACAAGATTATCCGATACCAGATTAGATTTAAACTCTTGTAAATTTGATGGAAACTCAAATATAGGAGTTTCCGTTGCCTACTTTTTTAGAGGAGGACTTAACTTGGAGGAGATTTCTACCTCAAACAATTACGGATCTGGTTATGCTTTCGAACTTGGGGATACCAGCATAAACATAGAGTCTTCGTCTTCTTTTGGTAACGGAAGGGATGGTTTTTACGTGGAAAATCAAGGAGGAGAAGTTGTCTTAAAGGATTTTATTGCTGGTGGCAACAAACGACAAGGATTGTGGTTTCTAGATACCAAGTCAGCACGTCTTCGTTCAGTTCATCTTCTAAACTGTAATGTTTCAGGGAACAGTCAATACGGTGTGCTGTTTTACCTCACGTATAGAATTGATCAACGCCCAGAGAACTATATCATTAAGGTTGCAAACTCCACAATTTTCAACAATTCTCTTGGTGGTTGTACGCTCTATCCTGCAGATTGCGGTTCGGGAAACAATCGGTGGCAAAGGAGCGTTCAACTTTTATTCACTGGTAATAAagtaaagggaaacaaaaaaaatggtttggATATCCTTGGCCCAGAATGGTACGTGTTATCTGCTGTCTTGGCTAATAACATATATTACGAGAACAGTGGACTTGCTCTGATAGTAAGACATGGAGCAAATTGTTACTATGAGAATTCCTCACCCTTCAATCTGCAGGTTTCATCGAACATCTTTTTGAAGAATAAAGGGGAGAACATATTTTTCGTTGATTGCGAAACTTTACCCACAAAATGCCGTGTCACCATCAGAAATAACACGTTTTTAGACAATCAAAGAATCCAGCTGTTTTCCAGCAATTACCTTCGTACCAAAACGCAGGCAGTTTTAGCTGTAAAAGGAGGCAACGTTACCATAAAGTATAATTCGTTTATCAACCCTTTGTTCTCTCACGAATTAGCAGCACTGCTTAAAGACCGTGAACACGTTCTTCTTGCGGAAGAAAACTGGTGGGGAACAAGAGATGAATGCAAAATAAAAGACCGATTGTTTGACTTTGAAGATCGAGTGGAACTTACACAGATCCAATATTATCCATTTTTAGATTCCTACAATTCTATCAGCCCTAAATTACACGATGGTGTCAGACCTCTCTGTTTTCTTCGAGGCAACAACTTAGGAGGAATATTAAATCATTTCCTCAATATAACAAACCCAAGTGATGCCTACCGAGTTATCAGTGACGTCACTATATTGTCTGACGGCGTTTTGTTTATCGAAGGAAACATCACTTTAGAATTTCCATTGAAGAGCGTTTTCCTAGTACAAGGAAAGGTTATCataaaaggtaataaaaaagaaagggtGAAGTTCCTTCCAAGGGGACCATTGCAACAGGACATTAGACTCGTCGGAGGTCCCGCTCCGTGGGAAGGGGTAGTTGAAATATGGATCAATAGCACGTGGATGCCAGTTTGTATGCATACCTATGGACACGAAGATGACATAGTATGCAGACAATTGGGATACGAACCGGTAAACTCTTATTACCATAACCCAAgtggaaaagagaaaacattccTACTTAATGTCAAATGTGATACAGATCAAGGAGACAGCATCACCATTTGTAACAAAAGGAACTGGATTTCATCTTCATCATGCACGAGAAATGTTTTGTATGTCCGTTGCAAAATTCCTTACTGGGCTGGCGTACATCTCGCTGTGACTTCAAAGGAAAGCGTCTTAAGCAATGTTGAGGTGCGATATGCAGGTTTTCCATATAGAGACGACCTGACTATCCCCGGAATCGCCTTCAGAGTGGACCTCCCACGTCACGTGATCAGCAGTGTCTTTGTGAGTAATTCTGCTTCCATTGGTTTCCAGATTATGTATCCAGACCCCTTAAAAGATTCAAATACAATCGAGAATTCAACGATAGCTGAAACCGAGTCGGATGGAGTACGTTTGGAGTCTCCATTTATTGAGTTCCTGAGTACAAATGTCGTAAACACAAAAGGCTACGGATTTTCGTATCGTTACAACTGGAATGCTCTTAACACACACGTGGTAAAAATGGCAGATGCGACCGTGAAGAAGTTTATGGACATATGCACTGAAAGTGAAACATTTATCAGTGACTCTAGTGTGGTGTATTATCTGGTTGTAACATTACGGAGCAGAGCAGCCTGCAAGGCCATAATTACCGTTCCACCGAAATATACGATAGGATTGCAGCTAATCTATCACAATGTGCATGGCATAGCTATCCACGTGTACAGTGGAACAAACAAGACAAAGGGCACTCTCTGGGATATC